The region attttgggcgtgtccgacacgctcttggccggtttttatttcaggaacgcgtggagatatcaaactgaaattaatatcaaatatgtacttcttgatgatgatgatgacgataatgacgtacttacctacaaatcaatacataggtaggtacaatactactttatttatcatttatttattatatacgtcctactgttggacaaaggcctcttcTCAtgatgagagagcttgggccgtatttCACGTGGGTCCAGTGCGAATGGGCAACTTCACGCAGTCCATTGAATTGTTGCACAGGTTTGTGCGAGTttcatcacgatgttttccttctccgTATAGCTCGtggtacaaatgtaatttcataGGCCCATTACTGCTATTCCGCCACGGCCACAATATTATACGCTGTACGCCTCTCTGCTAATGCTTCTGCAGGgtaactacgaaactcgaaactcgaagttcgtgtcgtgcggtccctctcgctctcgtattaaatagtataagtgtcagagggaccgcacgacacgaatttcgagtttcgagtttcgtagtagccctgctgacgacATTACATTGACCTTCTCTTTGGCTTGATCCATGCGCAAGTTAGATTATATCAAACAAAAATACCGTCAACAATTTAATTTGCCATCCGACTATTTTCACCTATCCAATCCACTCAACAATGAATCCCAAGTGGCAGGTGCCACTATTTACCCCGCATTTAACTCGCGTCGCATATTCGTTCGTGACTCGGGTTGTGACCTCTTTCTTACGCACGCACACAGGCACTGGCTACATACACGGACACAACTGGTCGGCAACCGGTCGGCGACTCCCCGCCAGTCTCCCGCGACCCGCGACCCGCCGCGGACGCGACGCGCGTCACGTCACCCAACATGGCGGAGCAGATATTCAACCTGAAGCTCGTGGCGGAGATCGGCAAGCACCCGTGTCTGTACAACTATAACCTGCCGCAGTACTCACGCAAGGACATCACCGAGAAGGCGTGGCACGACATTGGGAAAGCCGTTAATTTGTCAGGTAAATTAAAAGTCGCTTGCACGTGACGTGTGAGTACCGTCCGTGTCGTTACATCGAGGGGCCGCGCGGCTGTGAATTCGTAACTGAACGGTCATAAACGGCAACGGATAGCAACTGTACTCCCACAACACAACACCTTATTCACGCATGTCAGGTGTTTAATTAAGAGCGCGCAAACATTTCGTCCCAACTCGTCACTCGCGCGATCTCCTGCCCGCGCGGCGTGAGCAATAAAAGGTACacagtaagtgaacaattgtttcgactgttgctatttcatttcctcgccatcgaagtgaaaagcagaatgtaaaactcgaggattaaacccattttctaTCCACCATATTTAAACTGGCTATTTGAtcgcctcgggtaaaatagctcgttttatgctcttgttgcacAATCTACTATAGGTGCCTACCTAGTAGTAGAAATTAGTGAAAACTACTTACTTTACTGTACTTACTATAAGCGTACGTTAACTATTAACTATActtaaaaaatgttgaaaatcaataatataatttcatgCTAGGCGGGACCTACTCGTAGAAGCTTGGTGGGCCATTTACATCATAGCACAGGCCACAAGATAAGTCAAATCtggttacaaaatacgataGCTTCTCGCCACAGATGCTCGCCCAACGCAACGTATTGTTCAGACTCAagtttattttaggttttttaaaactactggctggctgttcacaatcagtaatttaaataatcttGATACTCATGCATTATTGGGATAAATCTCTCATGCACGCGGACCTATTGTCCTGCATTGGATTACGACAAGCTCATTTGATTGATGGCTCGTTTGACATTATCGTGTCTAGTGGGTTTGGGTCCTTCACGTTTACGGGATGCGTGTGCAGTTAATGGAGGGGTCCCTTAAATACCGGTGAGGGTTGATGTTTACATCAACGAGGGTTAAACTTGTGATCCTGTCTGCAGAATGACGATGAGGCTAAGGTCGATCATTCTCATTTTACTGTGCAGCCGTATAATTACAGtttcaccttttttttttcatgcaaaagCGACACCGCACTATGACTGAGTGTACATCTAGAAAAAGGATGGCTGCCATTAGCGTTGATTAATCTAAGAAaaagataacaaaaaaatattaagatccgtagttaattcattttttttttatggtttcctTGTGCTGAGCTGAGATATTGTtcttcgccaaatttcatgattctaggtCAAAGAGAAGTACTCTACAGGTTCTGATTTACCTGCTCGGTATTCGGCATAATATCATTAAGTTTGCGACATACACATAAGTTTGATTTTCTTTCGTGTTCGAAGGACAGCAGGCTTGTATTTCACGTAACTTCAACTTGATATCTCCGCACGATCctaaaaaagggtcttgacagccGACGGACAGCGAGTTGGTCATAGGGTTTCGCTTTTTGCCTTTTCAGGTACAAATCCCTAAAGAGAACAGTGCTGCCTACACAGgagttataaataatttatgtgagGTTTAAAAATATCCAGACGCAGGTTGAGCGCATCTATTTTCGTTGAAGTTGACGTAAAGCCTTCCAGCTCACAATAAAATGAACAATCTTGCGACAGTCACTTTAAGCTTTGTTGAATAAACCTTTACGTAAAAACTGTgctattttttaaaatctaaCTTCCAATCTTGCAATGTCATTTTTAGAACAGAGAGTGGGTGTGTTTTAATGAAACAGTGGGGAAAAACCTCTAAACATTAAAAAGTAAAGATAGAGATATGTATCAAGTCAGtgatgagagagagagagagagagagagagagagagagagagagagagagagagagatttattcacacatattcgatacacagaaaaacacgtaatgatgaaataattaaaaaaaacatcgaatagtataaactcagccagcataatgttgcggcaagccacaacgctgtttttcagtgggacccatatgATGAGCTACTCGTATCACCGCTGCgggttttcatatttttgtacaCCTGGATAGCAGAAATTGAACACCTGTGTGCCAGTAACATAATCCCTGGCTTACCCTCCACTTGTTTAGATAAATGCTTCATTGATTCTCGAATCATTTCTGATATAACGTTTCAGGGAACGAATGCAAGGAGCGTTGGAAGAATCTCCGAGCGGTGTTCGTCCGGCACCTCAAGCCCGGCTCCGGCAACAAGACCAACAAGCCGTACTACCTGGCGGAGTCTATGCAGTTCGCACTGCCCTTCATCAAGACGCTGCACAAGGGCGCGAGCGCAGCGCAACGCGCGGCCAAGGCCCAGCTCGATACAGACAGCGACCACGACGACGGCTTGCTCACGCCCACACTGGTCACCACGGAGCGACCGTCGCCCAGCACGTCGCCCTCCTCCCAACCCGCGTTCCCCTCCCCTCAACCATGCAACTACTGGAGGAATACGAGCAGACGCGCAGAGGAAGAACAGGACGCTCTAGCAGACGACAGAACCAACGGGGACGCGAAGGATCCGCGCGAGGACGCCAACAGAATGTTCCTGCTGAGTTTGCTCCCTGATATGAACCAGATGACCCCGAGCCAGGTCAGAAGATTTAAAAGGAAAGCATTGGAGTCTATAGACGATATACTAGAAGGTGTTGTTATTAAACAAGAACCAGAATAAAGCTTGGGTTAGATTTTAAGATTAGGTAATAACTAGGATtagttaggtaggtaataaatagTAAGAAGCTATTATGTACTAACATTAATTTGTAAATACGTATTGTAACTACttacaaacaaattataatGGACACAGTGTTTCAAACATTCCCTATTCAGTCGCAATCCAACCCACATACAAAAGATAGAGGGCGAGATGGTACTGTACGTTTGCGGTACAATTGAGAGTAATGCGGGTGTCTAATCCATAGCTGTGTAAATCACTTGCCATCCATGATGGCATCCAAAGTCACAAACTCATTTTATGGGAGTAGAAGAGCTCAGGTTTAAACCCTCTAGCCCCCCTGCATACGGTCGTGAATTTAACGTCTATCGTAAGTAAAATGGTACTTAACTTTAGAATAAGATGGAACTATTGAGTGGCGCGGGACGGATGAGAGGACGTCCCCTCGAGCCGTGATCCCTCTTCAGCGGTCCTCTTCCCGCGGGACGCCTCTGTCAATACTGTAAATGAAATACACACATGGGGTCTATTCACAAGTTACCAACACTACCTTTTGTAAAATACAGATCACTCTGGCCCTCAAGACGCGCAAGTGCCTCTTTCGTCACATTTTTAACGCGTACCGTCCACTCCGCTGCTCAAAAATCACTGACGCACTGTAAACGCACTGCTTGCGTCACCTGTGCATAACTTTATGGAAGCGTTCTATTCTAATCGAGTACAAAACGCATTGATTTACAGTTTGTTAGCGTGTTTCTGCAGCGGTGTGGACGGTAGGCGTTAAAAATGTTACGCATGAGACCGTCTTTTCCTTTATCGATGCGTCAACGTATGTTGAGTAGGTCGACCCGGTGTTTTGTGATAGAACCACAAAGCGTGCCTTTAGATGTTATGTGAGTATACATATCAATTGTATTTGAGACTGTAATTACTATTATGCCGCTTGGCATTTGGCCGGAGACAGCGACTCCCGCGCAGTTGAACAGCTGACAGTGAGTGGCGGCGGTTGTTTAGTCTGAGCGTCGATAGAGAAATTGTGATCGTTCGATTCGAAAACATGTTGACGAGAATCATGAACTGATTTTAGAAGAACTGAAGGTCTTGTAACAATCACAGCATAGTTTATATTCGACAAGGTCAAAGTTGGATAAACATTGAGCTCTTGTTTAAGTATATCTTCAGCTTTCAGACCACTACTTagtatcaaaggcgtattataaagttaatgattatatcatggacagggatatttggaaataattccgatccgcattagcgatcccttcaaatagcgaacctactgtgttaaaaataaagttgtgttaaatacttgtgatgtttaaatatcatttaataatattgtaaatctgttttaaaaaaaatatatatatatacctcgttgagtttcttgccggattcttctcagcagaggtttttccgaaccggtggtagatttttttttttgacattcataagtgcttgttatagcctaaattgaataaagatattttgactttgactttgactttgactttgactactCGTACGCCAGATAAGTTTCCATTTACACGATTTTTGTTTCCAAATATTATACATTTCAAAAATTGAAAAGGTTGTTGTAGTTactatcaaaaaaaattttttacagtCGCAAGAAATTTAAAGGTTTCATACCTTATTTTCTACAATGATACCTCATTCATTTTCCAAGATTAGGGGtattgacagacagatagacggactaTGAAGTGAGACTAATTTTGAGATACACAGGtatgaaccctaaaaatactttcATAATTAGTAACGTCCGATTACTATtataaatcatattttattttattttagttatgttAGCTACAGAGGCGTGGCAAGAGTTGGCATTTTACTTATGTTAGCTACAGTGGCGTGGCACTAGTGggcatttttgttaaataagAGAGAGTAGGGATGTCATCCGGTGCAACACCTCTCAGTCAGTGATTGAAGCTTTGCCATACTTGTATTCAGAGACGTCACGTAAAACaatataggtatatacatacTCGCGAATTATCAATGGTACCTAATCTGGTGgaaatcgagttgttacggcTTCACGCCACTGGGAGCTATCGACCTACATTAGAATAAGGACGTTTCtgttttaattcaaataatGCAATAGGTATTTAAGAGATTAAAGTGAGATCTGCTTTAATTCTATGAAACTTAACTATTATAAGTTAGGagataataaataagtacataagaAAATGaagtgttattgttttattctttTGCTAACAAAAACAATGCACATTGCCGAGCAACATGGATAACTCAGAAACTAAACTGCTTAGACCTAAACACAGAAAACCACCTTGACCTCAGTCCAATTTCAAATAAAAGGCCCAGTAACGGGAAAGGGATCGTGGAGGGATCAAATAGACACTTTTGATCTATCCTCCTTTAATCCCAACTCTACGAGCAATCTATACCAATATTATAACGTATACCTACTTCAGCAAAACTACGTAAAGCTGGTAAAGCCACCAAACTAAGCCAACGCACGAACTAACGACGCCGCTTGAGATGTGACCTGCGTAAGTGTGTCAATATGCAAGGGATAAGGGAGTACCAGGCTCCTTTGGTCGCGAATAAATAGCGAGGTGACGTCATCAGTCCTGTCCAAAGAGGTCCGGGCCCGCTGGGAGCGACCCGCAGCCGGGAACTGGCCTGAATTATACCCAACTACTTTTAGATACAGTCCCGATTCCTTCGGGTGTTGGGCACAAGCAATAGCGCGCGTGGGTTCGATCAAATAGAGGCGATTCCGATAGCCTTCTAAACGAGGAGAGTGATTTTGCATGAGACGTGTGCGATGGAGCGCGAGGGTCCTTGGAGGGTCCATTCAGCGCAGCCTCCGCGTTGCATTCGTATTTGGATGGAGTTCGCGCTCTGGGTTGTGGCGGGCGGTATTCACTAGCGACTGGAGCTTTATTGAGATGTTTCCATCgtgtttattcaaataaatgttGATTGGCAACTTAAGTAACATTGTATCTTCTGTTTTCTATGTTGACATACCTATATTAAAATGAATCCCTGTTTCCCCTGGTCACGACATAGCTTGGGACCGATTTCAACGATTTgtccttttttttaagttttctaatattttgtaGAAGGTTCTACGGAAAAAATAAGACAGTTGCGCAGAAAATATAAGAAAACTTAATGactaagtaggtacatgaaaaTTTCTATGGTAATTTTGGCGTATTAATTTGCAACCGCCAGCAGGATGATGATAAACGTGAAATTTGGTGCAGGTTTTCTTACGCAACATTTTAATGAAATCCACAATGAAATCCCCACAAGAATTTTGGCAGCACCCGTCGTTTTAGATGATATTTGGCACCTACACATTTAGATTAGCCGTACCTAGTCAAGGCCGCAATAACACATAGACcttttttatcgaacagctgCACCACCtgatcacctgatggtaagtgatcaccgccgctcatggacacctacagcattattaggactgcgggtgcgttgccggccttgcaataggCGATACACTTGCCATCATCATAGCTAGATGGAAAAACCCCCGCAGCgagtccattccatattttacacgtGCGAGGAAGAAAGGAACGAAggactaatatttttatttcaaaattcccacggggttGCGATAAAGTCCAAAAATTGCAATcgcaaaaattcaaaattaaatatttcaaaaacggctgaaccgatttctatcaaaagtagctaagaaccaccgcaaggaaaccCGCTGCCACgtgaaaaaaccgcatcgaaatcggtctaaacgttttagagctacgaggctacagacagacagatagacattggcaaacttataatacccctttttgcgtcgtgggttaaaaatCCATGCGCAGTGCCGAGGCCGCAAGAAAGGTCCAGTCGGCCGGCGGAGACGCCGTGcagcccgcgccgcgccgccctgTCCGTAATCCATTGTTATCAGCCGATAACAACCGCTGACTACCTTATCTGCGCCATGTCATCCCACGTCCCACGTCGCGCCCAGGGCGACCATGGTGCGGGTGCGGGACACCGAACACGAGAGGGACGCGGCTATAGGCGAGGGTTGCAGCCGTAAACAATACCTACCGTAAGCTCTAACTAACGTCACagattatcatcatcccagcctatatacgtcccactgctgggcacaggcctcctctcagaatgagagggcttgagcagtagttcccacgcgggcccagtgtggattgggaactcaCACGTCACAGATTATACAAGTACACAAGTTACAACTAACACACAACTACACATACAAGTTACTAGGTACGTGAATGATCTTCAAGTTGCAACACCTTTAATCGATGGCTATTGGATACCACCAATCAATCAATTGATGTATCTATACTTTCTATGTGCAAATACTCCAATATACCTGTACAAGTTATTTTATGTCAGGTTTTTTACATTTCTTTTCTAAAATCTTTAATTGAATACtctaactataaaaaaatcatttttaataaaagctttttttgctgaccgtactttttgttcactgtacttgcattgtcacccaaactacatttgcataccaaatttcaagtcgaagcTATTAATCGTTGAAgcgttccgtcctgcggagacgatcctggctggactaccaggatgtcactactagattatcgtattgtcacgcgatttagataagtattccaaatttcaagtcaatctgactactggaagttggtcaaattcgttgatatacgagtatatgtacTAACGTAGAATACTCGTATATTATGTCaatggtcaaatttaacttgcaagatttgattgtttacagacagacagacagataacgggacaggtgaaactaaatttaaaagcttgtaaaaatcgtTTGTTTTTGTGTGTAATTTTCCTTGCGTAGTAAAAGCGACTGTAAAAAAGTCACACAACTTGATTTAAAATATAGTGTCTTCGATTGTAGATTgtatctactctcgattctgagccaACTAcgtcaggttttcagttattacGTACTTAACACATTGtctaatgtaataataatatgaattcgTCATTAGCTGCGGTAAGATGAGagatattttgtaataaaagtaTCTGATGGCTACAAAAATTACTAACCggattttaaaacacctaaTGACATCCACAAATCAATGCACATTGATTACTTGTCAAGCACCAAGGTACACACTTAACCTCAGTTCAGTTGTTATCAGCGATAAAACATCAGCCTAGTGTTCGCCCCGCGCCCCGCCGTTCAGCCAAGTGTTTAAAACTGCAGCAAGTTACGTTTACGGAAGCTCGCGGGTTAAAACATTGCGGGAGTAAACGGCGTCATTTCGGCTTCATAAAGCGACGCAGTTAACGCGGCGGATGTGTGAGGGTTACGGGGCTTACACCACATCAGCACGCTGCTGGTTATTTGGGGTGACATGTCATACCTCATACGTAACGTCCCTTGTGGTGGCATGCATATTGTTTAGCTTAGCGCTTGGTGTTTTGTCTAATCATAGCACATCGTACAACCCTTTTGGGTACGATATTTTAGGTATAaagccggccacacacgctAGGTTATAACCGGCGATGGTTATGCCTGCGCAGTTCATAATGTACAGGCATAACTGAGAAATGACTCCTTGTGCGCAGGCAAGCAAAATTTGGATATAGGTtagcaattttatattttttggttaTACCTGCACAAATAAAATGTGCAGGCATAACTATCAGTTATAATATAACTTagcgtgtgtggccggcttTACCGGTGCCATGATGGTTTGAAGTTTTGAACCGAGAGTTCGTACAGGTTTGTCTTTACGTGTGTGTGTCCTATGAAACTCGGTCGAGCCTGTTGGTATTGCTTGCACGCTCAAAACCGACATGCAAAATCTAGCGAGCGTAGCCTACTTATAATAACTAGTGTTTCCGTTGAGATGTCTTTGGTCTGCCAGTTTATTAGGTTTCGTTATCGTCTTAGGCCATTAGCTCCACTGATGAGttgttacatttaaacaacatttTGTTTCTTTGCACGTTCTCGTAAGTTGTGTTAATAGGACGAACGGTCGTCGCCGCAATCCGCAACGAACGCCGATCACGGTCGCCTCTGCCGTGTGCCGTCGCCGGCTTGGGAAATGAGAATGTACTGGCGGTCACACCGTTGCGTATATAGCTCGTAGCATGGTACGAAGCACCTTTAATTAGCGAGCATTGAGGGCAGACAGTAGGCAGCGTCTGCAGCTGCACCCGTGCCAGCAACAGGGTTATAGGTAACACTAACGCTGTCTACCCTCATTTCACGGCCCAGCCTTTATCTATCGGCGAATAGCTGGGATGCTGGCTTTtcgccaaaaatattttttactaatgaTTTTTATGGACAAACGatattttttccgaaactataaacTATACTATTTCAGATATATTTCAGTACTATCCTATAGAATCCTATAGATTGTTACGCTTAGTTACTTATACATTGTCTGTgtgaacaaaagaaaaactttttggGCGAAATATTAGAGAACCTAAAAATCCATCTACAATCCTACCTATGTTCTTGCAGCTTTTTATCGAGCAGTGAGATGGCTTTCAAATATTAGCACAAAACCAACCAACGGCATATTCCGTTTTAAGGTTTTCCGTAAGTGTTTGTGTGAACGtagttactttattttattaccaaacCTACGGGTACGTTTATGTTTACCTACACGGTATGACGGGCGGCTGCGGCTTGTAGCTCGCAGTCACGTTTAATTGTCCCGTAAACCCGTAATTCCAGTTTTACTCGTTTATGTCCCGGCCGTTCGCGGCCGTACGCCGCGCGGACGCCGCGTGCCGGCCGCGTAACGACCGCGGCGCGTGCGTAGCCCGCACCGTCAACTGCCAATCGCTAAGTTTTTATAATCGCCATTAAATTCGGCGTTAACTTAAAGACGATGATTAAAGTCGATCTGAGTTTTGCGATTTCTGTGGATGTAATGCGAGTGCTTGCGCTTATAGGCGCGCCATTTGTAGAGATGTTATGCCATTAACTAAATTTATAAAAGTTTTCTCAACTTAAGGTGAGTTATGTCTGTAATtcgaattgtaataaaattcattatatcCTAgccctctaggctggcaacgcatttACAATCCTCTGATGTTGCAGGTGAACCATGTGTGGTGGTAAGTACTGTacctattgtctaacgcacgtTCTGTCAAACGAAACTAAGTTCTGTAAACAACTAAGCAAATGAAGTACCTATTTACCTAAGTTAAGGTAAGGTAGGTTTATATGACTTAGAAAAGCCCAGCAACGTGagtagggcatggataccggtattcggtattaccgaaaaaccgggataccggtcattttttcccctcttttaataccggtattaaatatgtaaaaccggtttttcggtattttgacttgtgcttaaaatagttatagacgactttaatttcaaacaagaaagCACTATTaatacttgtttgtttgtttgtttatactctttattgtacaaaaaggaaaaacaaaaaggtaacacactagataggtaggtagataacttgtcttcagactatggcttttgaagttgccttttaatctactttcaaatttcaaatttaccgcgcacaagtttgctttgcttatttgtagtgtatgctttctcgaagttggacctacctaactgaccgtttgtcccaggtatacatagccgtcaacaacttcgagcgcagagcccccgactattgcgggagttgggacaacatggacattagttagacatgactttcgtcttgcccatgttcatttttaggccaactcggtcggaaactgctgaggtcggcgaggatagcactgaagtcttccatggtctcagccatgactacaatatcgtcggcgaatcgaaggcgagtg is a window of Choristoneura fumiferana chromosome 23, NRCan_CFum_1, whole genome shotgun sequence DNA encoding:
- the LOC141440647 gene encoding uncharacterized protein is translated as MAEQIFNLKLVAEIGKHPCLYNYNLPQYSRKDITEKAWHDIGKAVNLSGNECKERWKNLRAVFVRHLKPGSGNKTNKPYYLAESMQFALPFIKTLHKGASAAQRAAKAQLDTDSDHDDGLLTPTLVTTERPSPSTSPSSQPAFPSPQPCNYWRNTSRRAEEEQDALADDRTNGDAKDPREDANRMFLLSLLPDMNQMTPSQVRRFKRKALESIDDILEGVVIKQEPE